The Longimicrobiales bacterium genome has a segment encoding these proteins:
- a CDS encoding tetratricopeptide repeat protein codes for MSVFFSVLLLFGGAAIGSAQVPGSANSRISLPISCSAEAQREFTRGVTLLHHMTYPRAREAFEGVLKVDPRCAMGHWGLAMTLFQPLWPTRPTPADLQRGWEATRSAGAASGLSPTERLMVDAATEFFRDPGSTDYWVRIRRWEDAMARAYAAFPRDHEVATFYALAHLAAAPQDSVLEHSSRAAEILLQVYAEDPDHPGAMHYLVHANDAPGREGISLDVTRKYESSAPSNPHALHMPTHIHTRLGDWEAVITGNRLAAEAALAHPAGDSGQFIWDEFPHAVEYLIYAFLQQGQDDSASAELNRLREAGPLQPSFKTAFHMASTRARYVLERRAWEEAVALSPREPAALDWDRFAWPEAITWYARGLGAAHLGQRDELQASEERLGVLEGVARESGESLFAANIQTLRLEVQAWRAHTEGDGISSVDLLMRAAELEVATPKHAVTPAPTLPAFELLGDLFMEQGRPADALASYIRSLQHHPLRLNSLLGAARAAAASGNETVARLYYEQLLETAGSGTRHEAVDEARTYLRR; via the coding sequence TCCGTGCTGCTTCTGTTCGGAGGTGCTGCCATCGGCAGCGCCCAGGTGCCGGGCTCAGCAAACTCCCGGATCAGCCTGCCGATTTCCTGCTCGGCTGAGGCTCAACGCGAGTTCACCCGGGGTGTCACCCTGTTGCACCACATGACGTATCCCCGTGCGCGTGAAGCCTTCGAGGGCGTGCTCAAGGTGGACCCTCGGTGCGCGATGGGTCATTGGGGTCTTGCGATGACGCTGTTTCAGCCATTGTGGCCGACGCGTCCGACGCCCGCGGACCTTCAGCGGGGCTGGGAGGCAACCCGGTCTGCCGGTGCCGCTTCCGGCCTGAGTCCAACGGAACGACTCATGGTCGATGCCGCAACGGAGTTCTTCCGGGATCCTGGCTCTACAGACTACTGGGTCCGCATCCGACGTTGGGAAGACGCGATGGCTCGAGCATACGCGGCTTTCCCTCGCGATCATGAGGTCGCGACGTTCTATGCGCTGGCGCACCTGGCCGCGGCGCCCCAGGACTCGGTGCTCGAGCATTCGAGCCGCGCCGCGGAGATTCTGTTGCAGGTATACGCCGAGGACCCGGATCATCCGGGCGCAATGCATTACCTCGTGCACGCCAACGATGCACCCGGTCGCGAAGGCATATCACTGGATGTCACGCGCAAATACGAGTCGTCCGCGCCGAGTAATCCCCACGCACTCCACATGCCGACCCACATTCACACGCGGCTCGGTGACTGGGAGGCCGTTATCACCGGCAACAGGCTCGCGGCGGAGGCGGCGCTGGCGCACCCCGCGGGCGACAGCGGACAGTTCATATGGGATGAGTTTCCCCATGCCGTGGAGTATCTGATCTATGCATTCCTTCAGCAGGGGCAGGATGACAGCGCATCGGCTGAGCTGAATCGCCTGAGGGAGGCCGGTCCTTTGCAGCCGTCGTTCAAGACCGCATTCCACATGGCATCAACGCGTGCGCGGTATGTGCTGGAGCGGCGCGCGTGGGAGGAGGCGGTGGCGCTTTCACCGCGTGAGCCCGCGGCATTGGACTGGGACCGTTTTGCATGGCCGGAAGCCATCACCTGGTATGCGAGAGGTCTCGGCGCCGCTCATCTTGGTCAACGGGACGAGCTTCAAGCCTCCGAAGAGCGCCTGGGCGTGCTCGAGGGAGTGGCACGGGAAAGCGGCGAGTCGTTGTTCGCAGCCAACATTCAAACACTTCGTCTTGAAGTGCAGGCATGGCGCGCCCACACGGAGGGAGACGGCATCTCCAGTGTCGACCTTCTGATGCGCGCGGCTGAGCTCGAGGTGGCCACTCCCAAGCATGCCGTCACACCCGCACCCACGCTTCCCGCATTCGAACTGTTGGGAGACCTGTTCATGGAACAGGGCCGGCCCGCTGATGCGCTCGCGTCATACATCCGTTCTCTGCAGCATCACCCGCTGCGCCTCAACAGCCTTCTCGGAGCGGCTCGAGCCGCCGCGGCTTCCGGCAACGAGACCGTTGCCAGGCTCTACTACGAGCAGTTGCTCGAAACCGCCGGCAGCGGCACCCGGCACGAGGCGGTCGACGAAGCAAGGACATATCTTCGACGATGA
- a CDS encoding SRPBCC domain-containing protein: MVDIIHRIGIRAPVAEVYRAVASVDGVAGWWTKDTTGDASAGATIHVCFRDDGVVKGEMDLEVLELSPEEAVRWRVTAGPPEWIGTDVTFSLSQQGDFTILLFGHRNWREAVEFMAHCSMKWATFLLSLRALVENGEGSPSPDDLKIDNWN, translated from the coding sequence ATGGTCGACATCATTCACCGGATCGGTATCAGGGCGCCCGTCGCGGAAGTCTACCGCGCGGTCGCGTCCGTCGACGGAGTAGCGGGCTGGTGGACGAAGGACACGACGGGCGACGCGAGCGCGGGAGCCACCATCCACGTGTGTTTTCGTGACGACGGCGTCGTGAAGGGGGAGATGGATCTCGAGGTGCTCGAGCTGAGCCCTGAAGAGGCGGTACGTTGGCGGGTGACGGCCGGACCGCCAGAGTGGATCGGCACCGACGTAACGTTCAGCCTCTCGCAGCAGGGGGATTTCACGATACTCCTGTTCGGCCACCGCAACTGGCGCGAGGCGGTCGAGTTCATGGCGCACTGCAGCATGAAGTGGGCGACGTTCCTTCTGAGCCTCAGGGCGCTGGTGGAAAATGGCGAGGGCAGTCCTTCACCTGACGATCTGAAGATCGATAACTGGAACTGA